From the Synergistaceae bacterium genome, one window contains:
- a CDS encoding phenylalanine--tRNA ligase subunit beta: MLISWELLKNFIDIEPLGLTPEQLAERLTFSGSEIESITYTAGQMRGIVAAQIDSLDKHPTESKYFVAHLNTGTGEHVCVTSAANMKQGDLVFYAGAGSILPDGTEMGTRDFAGVQSFGMMLSAEELGLHDVDDPSGLLILPKDARPGDKCENLYHVGDVILDVSITPNRGDLLSHLGMSREIKGLYPKSLLKTPEWMRPLKQEYEWPENFGNISLPDRGCYGYRLGLVTGAKIKDSPLTAKIDLAHLGMRPINNAVDVTNYIMLMLGQPLHAFDLNTLPAREITVRAAHDGEKMMTLDGKERLLTERDMLITSGGEAIALAGVMGGEQTGINPDTSTIVIESASFSPIRVGHTSRRLGINSEAAFRFSRTVDPALSKIALNAASTLMRDWCGADANYRPLYAENVINEPKTIKLTREKLSTYLSWDNMNEAAKILDGFGIRHTGEGKFLPPSWRPDITIEEDLIEEIGRFRGYNDAPNKLPGEMPKRADIGDYMRLAGFVRNSLMSRGYTEVLTYSFLPEDFPEKLRLASNDLRAKTLKIANPISRDQMAMRTTLLPGLLMGLRNSIVSGWRDPVKIFEQGRVFLIDPEREHTEPEHVAAILFNGTDTRAAFNNRTEDFYNIKSDIESLIRSRGFHATFKTGHEPFMHSGQTADIFVNNSKIGFVGRLKPAIEQDLNISGVYVFEIDLTLLLKSNKPEFKPSSQFPASFRDISLLVAIDRSNDSVMKDIRDSVNELANQDITLEKLRLFDIYDGSNIPEGFRSLAYSLSYRSHTRTLKDEEVESIHNRVRESLKQKGYIIR, encoded by the coding sequence ATGTTAATTTCATGGGAACTCTTAAAAAATTTTATAGACATTGAGCCTCTTGGCCTGACTCCTGAACAGTTAGCAGAGAGATTAACTTTTTCAGGCTCGGAAATTGAGAGCATTACTTACACTGCCGGGCAAATGCGCGGTATAGTTGCAGCTCAAATTGACTCACTCGATAAGCACCCTACAGAATCAAAATATTTTGTCGCTCACTTGAACACAGGCACGGGCGAACATGTTTGTGTAACTAGTGCTGCGAACATGAAACAGGGCGATTTAGTATTTTATGCGGGCGCGGGTTCGATTTTGCCGGACGGTACAGAAATGGGAACGAGAGATTTTGCGGGCGTTCAAAGTTTCGGCATGATGTTAAGTGCTGAAGAGTTAGGGCTTCACGATGTTGATGATCCTTCAGGCCTGCTGATTCTCCCTAAAGACGCTAGACCCGGCGACAAATGCGAAAATTTATATCATGTCGGTGATGTAATTCTTGACGTGTCAATTACTCCGAACCGCGGCGATTTATTGAGTCATTTGGGCATGTCAAGAGAGATTAAAGGCTTGTATCCTAAATCATTATTAAAGACTCCGGAATGGATGAGGCCGTTAAAACAAGAATACGAGTGGCCGGAAAATTTCGGTAATATTTCACTGCCTGATAGGGGCTGCTACGGATATAGACTCGGACTTGTTACAGGTGCAAAAATTAAAGACTCGCCTCTCACTGCAAAAATAGATCTAGCTCACTTAGGAATGAGACCGATTAATAATGCCGTTGACGTTACAAATTATATTATGCTCATGCTTGGGCAGCCTCTTCACGCGTTTGACTTGAATACATTGCCGGCCCGCGAAATCACAGTAAGAGCAGCTCATGACGGCGAAAAAATGATGACTCTTGACGGTAAAGAAAGATTATTGACTGAACGCGACATGTTAATAACTTCAGGCGGGGAAGCTATAGCACTTGCCGGAGTAATGGGCGGTGAACAAACAGGCATAAATCCTGACACAAGCACAATAGTTATAGAGAGCGCAAGTTTTTCACCGATTCGAGTCGGTCATACGTCCAGAAGACTGGGCATAAATTCAGAAGCTGCCTTCAGATTTTCGCGGACTGTTGACCCCGCTTTGAGTAAAATTGCCTTAAATGCCGCGTCAACTTTAATGCGTGACTGGTGCGGAGCTGATGCAAATTACAGGCCTCTATACGCTGAAAATGTTATTAATGAGCCTAAGACTATTAAATTAACCCGCGAAAAATTATCTACTTATTTATCATGGGACAATATGAACGAGGCTGCAAAGATTCTTGACGGATTCGGAATAAGACACACGGGCGAAGGGAAGTTTTTGCCTCCATCATGGCGGCCGGATATTACTATAGAAGAGGACTTAATAGAAGAAATAGGACGATTCAGGGGATATAATGACGCTCCAAATAAATTGCCCGGTGAAATGCCTAAACGCGCTGATATAGGCGATTATATGAGGCTGGCGGGATTCGTTCGGAATTCTTTAATGTCGAGGGGCTACACTGAAGTATTGACATATAGTTTTCTGCCTGAAGACTTCCCGGAAAAATTACGACTCGCAAGCAATGATTTACGAGCTAAGACTCTGAAAATCGCTAACCCCATCAGCCGCGATCAAATGGCCATGAGAACGACTTTATTACCCGGTTTATTAATGGGCTTAAGAAATAGCATTGTCTCAGGGTGGCGCGATCCCGTTAAAATTTTTGAGCAGGGCAGAGTCTTCTTAATTGACCCCGAACGTGAACACACCGAGCCCGAACACGTTGCAGCGATTTTATTTAACGGCACTGATACACGAGCAGCATTTAATAATCGCACTGAAGACTTCTATAATATTAAGTCAGACATTGAGTCATTAATCAGGTCGCGCGGATTTCATGCAACTTTCAAGACTGGTCATGAACCTTTCATGCATTCAGGACAAACGGCCGATATTTTCGTGAATAATTCAAAAATAGGCTTTGTAGGAAGACTCAAGCCCGCAATCGAACAGGATTTAAATATTTCAGGAGTCTATGTTTTCGAGATAGATTTAACTTTGCTGCTTAAATCAAACAAACCCGAATTCAAGCCGTCGAGTCAATTCCCCGCGTCATTCCGCGATATTTCGTTGTTAGTTGCAATTGACAGAAGCAATGACAGTGTCATGAAAGATATACGCGACTCAGTTAATGAACTTGCTAATCAAGATATAACGCTTGAGAAATTACGTTTATTTGATATTTATGACGGCTCAAATATTCCTGAAGGATTCAGGAGTCTGGCTTATTCTTTGAGTTATAGATCTCATACTAGGACTCTCAAAGATGAAGAAGTAGAAAGCATACATAATAGAGTCCGTGAAAGTTTAAAGCAAAAGGGTTATATAATTCGCTAA